A stretch of the Niveispirillum cyanobacteriorum genome encodes the following:
- the tnpA gene encoding IS66-like element accessory protein TnpA, which translates to MANVMAYQRLEVLTGTERRRLWSDAEKVQLVEAAFRPGIVVKDVARRFGVHESLLYRWRRQLGASASTVDSPVAAFAPVQLAPVDEPMAMPVVETAMPAPSPPTASVAEISVRLRGSVDLALARAVIRAAGGVG; encoded by the coding sequence GTGGCAAACGTGATGGCTTATCAGCGGCTGGAGGTTTTGACGGGTACGGAGCGTCGTCGGCTGTGGTCGGACGCGGAGAAGGTCCAACTGGTGGAGGCGGCGTTCAGGCCGGGCATCGTGGTCAAGGATGTTGCCCGACGGTTCGGGGTCCATGAGAGCCTGCTATACCGGTGGCGCCGACAATTGGGCGCATCGGCTTCGACGGTCGACAGTCCGGTTGCGGCGTTCGCGCCGGTCCAGCTTGCGCCTGTGGATGAGCCGATGGCCATGCCGGTCGTGGAGACGGCGATGCCGGCCCCCAGCCCACCCACGGCATCGGTTGCGGAGATCTCGGTGCGGCTGCGCGGGTCGGTGGATCTGGCGCTGGCCAGGGCGGTGATCCGGGCGGCCGGAGGGGTGGGATGA
- the tnpB gene encoding IS66 family insertion sequence element accessory protein TnpB (TnpB, as the term is used for proteins encoded by IS66 family insertion elements, is considered an accessory protein, since TnpC, encoded by a neighboring gene, is a DDE family transposase.) translates to MIPIPPGVHVWLATGRTDMRKGFDSLAQQVQEILGHDPHGGHLFVFRGRRGDLVKVIWHDGVGMSLYVKRLERGWFIWPAPSGGCVAISGPQFAYLFEGIQEYPLC, encoded by the coding sequence ATGATCCCGATCCCGCCGGGGGTGCATGTATGGCTGGCGACGGGCCGGACGGACATGCGCAAGGGTTTCGACAGCCTCGCCCAGCAGGTCCAGGAGATCCTGGGACACGATCCCCATGGCGGTCACCTGTTCGTCTTTCGTGGCCGCCGCGGCGACCTGGTGAAGGTCATCTGGCATGACGGGGTGGGCATGTCTTTGTATGTCAAGCGGCTGGAACGGGGGTGGTTCATCTGGCCGGCCCCCAGCGGCGGTTGTGTAGCAATATCCGGTCCGCAGTTCGCGTATTTGTTCGAAGGCATTCAGGAATATCCCCTCTGCTGA
- a CDS encoding recombinase family protein, with the protein MMSELIKPTHLARKAVVYIRQSTPHQVVSNQESLRLQYALRQRARDLGWHEADIDVIDADLGLSGASATQRGGFKELVGRVGLSEVGLILSIDVTRLARNCSDWYPLLDICGLRGCLIADRDGVYDPGSPNGRLLLGLKGTISELELHTIRSRLTAGLLAKAARGELALNLPVGLVRDPSGVVTKDPNIEVQERLERVFDTFLKFRTVAKVMRVFNQRNLDLPRRDRHGDLRWTRATISAIAKILGNPAYAGAFVYGRTRTCHGTCESGLPSKAPRPIDQWRIVVKDRYPAYIDWPTYEKIRTIVADNRAEYMRTKTRGAPRDGELLLHGIAWCARCGHKMYVRYKGGGEYVCNHLRTHEGLPTCQHVRAPKVDAAVAEAFLTALAPAELDALSRAGRAQHQLDTALRTSAEHQLERKRYAAALAERQFNRVDPDNRLVAGELERRWEAALIEVRTAEEALARQSALHSLPQRVIGKDLGDKVIALAGRLPQIWADPTTTDAQRKALLRCLVDKVALDRGQRDVVLVRIVWRGGAISDLMVKMKVNSVAKLSQGQEMRGRVLDLARAGALDDDIAATLTAEGHRSPNCEDRVLPITVQRLRLAAGMKVAAQRTRWTHDVGNLSATELADVLGIPVNWLYVQIRKERLLIDRQPNGAYLFQNTPDVIQAVRELWNHSVNQLDLRICQPHQEGHQHA; encoded by the coding sequence GTGATGTCAGAGCTGATCAAACCCACCCATCTGGCACGTAAGGCGGTCGTCTATATCCGACAGTCGACGCCTCACCAGGTGGTGAGCAATCAGGAAAGTCTGCGGCTGCAGTACGCGTTGCGGCAACGCGCTCGCGATCTCGGATGGCATGAGGCCGACATAGATGTGATCGACGCCGATCTCGGCCTGAGTGGGGCGTCCGCTACACAACGGGGTGGGTTCAAGGAACTGGTCGGGCGGGTTGGCCTCAGCGAGGTTGGGCTTATCCTGTCGATCGACGTCACGCGGCTTGCCCGCAACTGTTCTGATTGGTATCCGCTCCTGGATATCTGCGGACTCCGCGGTTGTCTGATTGCCGACCGGGACGGTGTTTATGATCCGGGTAGCCCGAATGGCCGCTTGCTGCTCGGGCTCAAGGGGACGATATCCGAACTCGAACTGCACACGATCCGCAGCCGCCTTACGGCAGGGCTTCTTGCCAAGGCCGCACGCGGCGAGTTGGCGCTCAACCTGCCGGTCGGTCTTGTACGCGATCCAAGCGGAGTGGTGACCAAGGATCCGAACATTGAAGTGCAGGAACGGCTCGAACGCGTATTCGATACATTCCTGAAATTCCGGACCGTGGCAAAGGTCATGCGTGTGTTCAATCAACGCAACCTCGACCTCCCCCGTCGTGACCGCCATGGTGACTTACGCTGGACACGGGCAACAATCTCAGCCATCGCCAAGATACTCGGAAATCCCGCTTATGCTGGCGCGTTCGTTTACGGACGGACCCGCACGTGCCATGGCACATGCGAAAGTGGGTTACCATCCAAGGCCCCAAGACCAATCGATCAATGGCGGATCGTCGTGAAGGATCGTTACCCAGCTTACATTGACTGGCCGACTTATGAAAAAATCCGCACCATTGTCGCAGACAATCGGGCCGAATACATGCGCACCAAGACAAGAGGGGCTCCCCGCGACGGCGAGTTACTGCTGCACGGCATCGCTTGGTGCGCAAGGTGCGGACACAAGATGTATGTCCGTTACAAGGGGGGTGGCGAGTATGTGTGCAACCACCTTCGTACACATGAGGGGCTACCCACCTGTCAGCATGTCCGGGCGCCAAAGGTGGATGCGGCGGTGGCTGAGGCATTCTTGACCGCCCTGGCCCCAGCAGAACTCGACGCCCTGTCACGCGCCGGCCGGGCCCAGCATCAACTCGATACGGCGCTGCGCACCAGTGCCGAGCATCAGCTCGAACGCAAGCGGTACGCCGCAGCCCTTGCCGAGCGGCAATTCAACCGGGTTGATCCAGACAACCGCCTTGTCGCGGGCGAGCTGGAACGCCGGTGGGAAGCGGCGCTGATAGAGGTTAGGACCGCCGAAGAAGCGCTTGCCCGGCAATCCGCTCTCCATTCCCTACCGCAAAGGGTGATCGGTAAGGATCTCGGCGACAAGGTGATTGCCCTGGCTGGCCGCCTGCCGCAGATCTGGGCAGATCCCACAACCACGGACGCCCAACGCAAGGCGCTGTTGCGCTGTCTCGTCGATAAAGTCGCACTCGACCGAGGTCAACGTGACGTCGTTCTTGTCAGGATCGTGTGGCGAGGTGGCGCTATCAGCGATCTGATGGTCAAAATGAAGGTGAACTCCGTCGCCAAGCTCAGCCAGGGCCAGGAAATGCGCGGCCGCGTACTTGACCTCGCTCGCGCCGGTGCCCTCGATGACGATATCGCCGCGACCCTGACAGCCGAAGGGCATCGTTCGCCCAATTGCGAAGATAGGGTGCTACCCATCACCGTTCAGCGGCTCCGGCTTGCCGCAGGCATGAAGGTTGCCGCACAACGGACGCGCTGGACGCATGATGTCGGTAACCTCAGCGCAACTGAACTGGCCGATGTACTGGGCATTCCGGTAAACTGGCTCTATGTCCAGATCCGGAAGGAACGTCTGCTCATTGATCGCCAGCCCAATGGCGCATACCTGTTCCAGAATACACCGGACGTCATTCAGGCGGTTCGCGAATTATGGAATCACTCCGTCAACCAGCTCGATCTGAGAATCTGTCAGCCTCACCAGGAGGGGCATCAACATGCGTGA